In the genome of Palaemon carinicauda isolate YSFRI2023 chromosome 20, ASM3689809v2, whole genome shotgun sequence, one region contains:
- the Eip93F gene encoding mushroom body large-type Kenyon cell-specific protein 1 isoform X1: MAECGAPRCLHEKRLIRRELLRWSRNTTLLLGLERVLEELMGESAWLKVRSDLYPESASEETPSIAEAEEPQDWDPVAPCFVCQGKSQGTLQLQTETAPSEGTVSEGGTTTPHPQGGSLDSPAPPEDLSVQNCHNHKNDQEDSDCTGVTIDLSISRSSSTPSSQSPFPGGLPKTYLGGIIGSSGVALGGDLGRTVGTMGGLGPEAAPRLPLDLYTANLPPHLLQWILQSHLHQLARVHQAQHDAPDIIADDKDQQPLDLSAKSHMLQVKPEFKSSLSCSSPNTISTSNSHLFPYERIKAAAAAAAAAASSNPADFKMPSNRGRRRGDMSKRSYTEEELQAALRDIQSGKLGTRRAAVIYGIPRSTLRNKVYKLAMERERNKKLAEQAAPPVLQDTKQFPPYQNGVIGAGTGQLNNDNPGDDTDASPDSFRALLKSKMAEKLKELDRKGICGEDNEKVAESALKYLMENIPKLALNKDNKEISTEILSSISFYPQLSDFIKRVVEERYNEELQRSKSRLNGSVDIHAVNGFNDENCDLTVPSYSPSCNGQPKGDSESLTRDSSNSSQPLISSLQNSNLKEMIAQMIGQKLGCELPLGKEEKSGSSSAEKNQPLSLPFSVPRESQTKFCSEKREQVQSSKKNSAPSPTSAGGKGSRPKRGKYRNYDRDNLLKAVQAVQSGEMSVHRAGSFYGVPHSTLEYKVKERHLTRGKNRKEHGSSSCSPAAKIKKEIIRKSADTTTSPIDLTGDDPPKSDDNGDASPIIKRARVDSGAGSPYPSYPSLSTTPLSSSSSLTQTPVTSAPIIPSPFSLWNGAPMVPSFLTRYQQDPFYASQMIRRFQEAAAAKSQSDSGTLTPPVSEQSASPSSGHPAQEPSPSPPYQGSVLDALLRGKASSINSKLASSCTSNSNSALPNSDTWQVSSSLLSLSKGVMTEHQKQQLGKEENSSTPPLIPPPGIVPFNTLYSLPIFAARNSLAAALQQRPSPRDSSSPEVDILPLPLVKESCHPTPVVADQP; this comes from the exons GTCTGGAAAGAGTACTCGAGGAACTGATGGGGGAGTCCGCGTGGTTGAAAGTAAGGTCCGACCTGTACCCCGAGAGCGCCAGTGAAGAAACGCCATCTATTGCCGAAGCAGAAGAACCTCAGGATTGGGATCCCGTAGCACCCTGCTTTGTCTGCCAAGGCAAATCTCAAGGAACACTCCAACTG CAGACAGAAACAGCGCCATCAGAAGGAACGGTTTCTGAAGGCGGGACAACGACCCCTCATCCCCAAGGAGGCTCCTTAGACTCCCCAGCCCCTCCAGAGGACCTATCAGTCCAGAACTGCCACAACCACAAAAATGACCAAGAGGATTCCGACTGCACCGGAGTGACCATCGACCTGTCCATATCAAGGTCATCCTCAACGCCATCATCACAGTCGCCTTTCCCTGGAGGATTGCCTAAGACATACCTCGGGGGCATAATAGGATCTTCAGGAGTGGCCCTTGGAGGGGATTTAGGGCGAACGGTCGGAACCATGGGAGGCTTAGGGCCTGAAGCCGCACCAAGGCTTCCTTTGGATCTCTATACTGCCAATCTTCCGCCACATCTGTTGCAGTGGATCCTCCAGTCGCATCTCCACCAGTTAGCTAGAGTTCATCAA GCTCAGCACGATGCCCCAGACATCATCGCAGACGACAAGGACCAGCAGCCTCTGGACCTCAGCGCCAAGTCGCACATGCTGCAGGTCAAGCCCGAGTTCAAGTCCTCCCTCTCCTGTTCCTCCCCGAACACCATCAGCACCTCGAACAGCCACCTCTTCCCCTACGAGAGGATAAAGGCCGCGGCTGCAGCTGCCGCCGCTGCAGCGTCGTCCAATCCGGCCGATTTCAAGATGCCATCCAACAG AGGCCGGAGGCGGGGTGACATGAGCAAAAGGTCTTATACAGAGGAGGAGCTCCAGGCCGCGTTGAGAGACATACAGAGTGGAAAGCTTGGAACCAGAAGAGCAGCTGTCATATATGGGATCCCAAGATCAACTCTGAGGAACAAA GTCTACAAATTGGCAATGGAACGTGAGAGAAACAAGAAACTAGCAGAACAAGCAGCGCCCCCCGTCCTTCAAGATACAAAACAGTTCCCACCTTACCAAAATGGGGTCATAGGTGCAGGTACAGGACAGTTGAATAATGATAACCCTGGTGACGATACAGATGCCTCCCCAGACTCCTTCCGGGCTTTGCTCAAAAGCAAGATGGCGGAGAAACTGAAGGAGCTTGACCGAAAGGGTATCTGTGGTGAAGATAATGAAAAAGTAGCCGAGTCCGCCCTTAAGTACCTGATGGAGAACATTCCAAAACTTGCCCTAAATAAAGACAACAAAGAGATATCAACTGAAATATTAAGTAGCATTTCATTTTATCCTCAACTAAGTGACTTTATTAAGAGAGTCGTTGAAGAACGGTACAACGAAGAACTACAAAGAAGCAAGTCCAGATTAAATGGATCGGTCGATATCCATGCTGTCAATGGCTTTAATGATGAAAACTGTGACCTTACTGTCCCGTCCTACTCTCCTTCTTGTAATGGCCAACCAAAGGGCGATTCTGAGTCTTTAACAAGGGATTCCAGCAATTCTAGTCAGCCACTCATCTCTTCATTGCAGAATTCAAATTTAAAAGAGATGATTGCTCAGATGATTGGTCAGAAACTAGGGTGTGAACTTCCTCTGGGTAAGGAGGAAAAATCAGGAAGCAGTTCTGCAGAAAAAAATCAGCCACTGTCTTTGCCTTTCTCAGTCCCAAGAGAATCGCAAACAAAATTCTGTAGTGAAAAGAGAGAACAAGTGCAAAGTAGTAAGAAAAATTCTGCCCCATCTCCAACATCAGCAGGTGGAAAAGGATCGAGGCCAAAAAGAGGTAAATATCGAAATTATGACCGTGACAATCTTCTGAAAGCAGTTCAGGCTGTGCAGAGTGGAGAAATGAGCGTTCACCGAGCAGGAAGTTTTTATGGAGTACCACATTCTACTCTTGAATATAAGGTAAAAGAGAGACATCTCACCCGAGGAAAAAACAGAAAGGAACATGGCTCTTCCAGTTGTTCTCCTGCAGCTAAAATCAAGAAAGAAATTATTCGCAAATCGGCCGACACCACCACATCTCCGATAGACTTGACTGGAGATGATCCTCCCAAGAGTGACGATAATGGTGATGCCAGTCCAATCATCAAGAGGGCAAGAGTAGACTCAGGAGCAGGGTCACCGTATCCCAGTTATCCTTCCCTCTCTACCACACCACTATCCTCGTCATCATCACTCACCCAGACTCCAGTAACTTCTGCTCCTATTATACCAAGTCCATTTTCATTGTGGAATGGAGCTCCCATGGTGCCATCCTTTCTCACACGCTACCAACAAGATCCATTTTACGCGTCCCAGATGATCAGAAGGTTCCAGGAAGCAGCTGCTGCCAAAAGTCAGAGTGATTCCGGTACGCTGACCCCTCCAGTCAGTGAACAGTCCGCTTCTCCATCCTCAGGGCATCCAGCCCAAGAGCCTTCGCCCTCTCCTCCTTATCAAGGAAGTGTGTTGGATGCCTTGCTGCGAGGGAAAGCATCATCTATTAACAGTAAACTTGCGTCTAGTTGCACTAGTAACAGCAACAGTGCCCTACCAAATAGTGACACATGGCAAGTCTCGTCTAGCCTATTAAGCCTCAGTAAGGGTGTCATGACTGAACACCAAAAACAGCAGTTAGGCAAAGAGGAGAACAGTTCCACGCCTCCCTTAATCCCGCCACCGGGTATAGTGCCCTTCAATACCCTCTATTCCCTTCCTATCTTTGCTGCACGTAACAGTTTAGCAGCAGCCCTTCAACAACGTCCCTCACCCAGAGACTCATCCAGCCCAGAAGTTGATATTC
- the Eip93F gene encoding mushroom body large-type Kenyon cell-specific protein 1 isoform X2, whose amino-acid sequence MRKGVFSEQGRDLEWLAVNGLERVLEELMGESAWLKVRSDLYPESASEETPSIAEAEEPQDWDPVAPCFVCQGKSQGTLQLQTETAPSEGTVSEGGTTTPHPQGGSLDSPAPPEDLSVQNCHNHKNDQEDSDCTGVTIDLSISRSSSTPSSQSPFPGGLPKTYLGGIIGSSGVALGGDLGRTVGTMGGLGPEAAPRLPLDLYTANLPPHLLQWILQSHLHQLARVHQAQHDAPDIIADDKDQQPLDLSAKSHMLQVKPEFKSSLSCSSPNTISTSNSHLFPYERIKAAAAAAAAAASSNPADFKMPSNRGRRRGDMSKRSYTEEELQAALRDIQSGKLGTRRAAVIYGIPRSTLRNKVYKLAMERERNKKLAEQAAPPVLQDTKQFPPYQNGVIGAGTGQLNNDNPGDDTDASPDSFRALLKSKMAEKLKELDRKGICGEDNEKVAESALKYLMENIPKLALNKDNKEISTEILSSISFYPQLSDFIKRVVEERYNEELQRSKSRLNGSVDIHAVNGFNDENCDLTVPSYSPSCNGQPKGDSESLTRDSSNSSQPLISSLQNSNLKEMIAQMIGQKLGCELPLGKEEKSGSSSAEKNQPLSLPFSVPRESQTKFCSEKREQVQSSKKNSAPSPTSAGGKGSRPKRGKYRNYDRDNLLKAVQAVQSGEMSVHRAGSFYGVPHSTLEYKVKERHLTRGKNRKEHGSSSCSPAAKIKKEIIRKSADTTTSPIDLTGDDPPKSDDNGDASPIIKRARVDSGAGSPYPSYPSLSTTPLSSSSSLTQTPVTSAPIIPSPFSLWNGAPMVPSFLTRYQQDPFYASQMIRRFQEAAAAKSQSDSGTLTPPVSEQSASPSSGHPAQEPSPSPPYQGSVLDALLRGKASSINSKLASSCTSNSNSALPNSDTWQVSSSLLSLSKGVMTEHQKQQLGKEENSSTPPLIPPPGIVPFNTLYSLPIFAARNSLAAALQQRPSPRDSSSPEVDILPLPLVKESCHPTPVVADQP is encoded by the exons GTCTGGAAAGAGTACTCGAGGAACTGATGGGGGAGTCCGCGTGGTTGAAAGTAAGGTCCGACCTGTACCCCGAGAGCGCCAGTGAAGAAACGCCATCTATTGCCGAAGCAGAAGAACCTCAGGATTGGGATCCCGTAGCACCCTGCTTTGTCTGCCAAGGCAAATCTCAAGGAACACTCCAACTG CAGACAGAAACAGCGCCATCAGAAGGAACGGTTTCTGAAGGCGGGACAACGACCCCTCATCCCCAAGGAGGCTCCTTAGACTCCCCAGCCCCTCCAGAGGACCTATCAGTCCAGAACTGCCACAACCACAAAAATGACCAAGAGGATTCCGACTGCACCGGAGTGACCATCGACCTGTCCATATCAAGGTCATCCTCAACGCCATCATCACAGTCGCCTTTCCCTGGAGGATTGCCTAAGACATACCTCGGGGGCATAATAGGATCTTCAGGAGTGGCCCTTGGAGGGGATTTAGGGCGAACGGTCGGAACCATGGGAGGCTTAGGGCCTGAAGCCGCACCAAGGCTTCCTTTGGATCTCTATACTGCCAATCTTCCGCCACATCTGTTGCAGTGGATCCTCCAGTCGCATCTCCACCAGTTAGCTAGAGTTCATCAA GCTCAGCACGATGCCCCAGACATCATCGCAGACGACAAGGACCAGCAGCCTCTGGACCTCAGCGCCAAGTCGCACATGCTGCAGGTCAAGCCCGAGTTCAAGTCCTCCCTCTCCTGTTCCTCCCCGAACACCATCAGCACCTCGAACAGCCACCTCTTCCCCTACGAGAGGATAAAGGCCGCGGCTGCAGCTGCCGCCGCTGCAGCGTCGTCCAATCCGGCCGATTTCAAGATGCCATCCAACAG AGGCCGGAGGCGGGGTGACATGAGCAAAAGGTCTTATACAGAGGAGGAGCTCCAGGCCGCGTTGAGAGACATACAGAGTGGAAAGCTTGGAACCAGAAGAGCAGCTGTCATATATGGGATCCCAAGATCAACTCTGAGGAACAAA GTCTACAAATTGGCAATGGAACGTGAGAGAAACAAGAAACTAGCAGAACAAGCAGCGCCCCCCGTCCTTCAAGATACAAAACAGTTCCCACCTTACCAAAATGGGGTCATAGGTGCAGGTACAGGACAGTTGAATAATGATAACCCTGGTGACGATACAGATGCCTCCCCAGACTCCTTCCGGGCTTTGCTCAAAAGCAAGATGGCGGAGAAACTGAAGGAGCTTGACCGAAAGGGTATCTGTGGTGAAGATAATGAAAAAGTAGCCGAGTCCGCCCTTAAGTACCTGATGGAGAACATTCCAAAACTTGCCCTAAATAAAGACAACAAAGAGATATCAACTGAAATATTAAGTAGCATTTCATTTTATCCTCAACTAAGTGACTTTATTAAGAGAGTCGTTGAAGAACGGTACAACGAAGAACTACAAAGAAGCAAGTCCAGATTAAATGGATCGGTCGATATCCATGCTGTCAATGGCTTTAATGATGAAAACTGTGACCTTACTGTCCCGTCCTACTCTCCTTCTTGTAATGGCCAACCAAAGGGCGATTCTGAGTCTTTAACAAGGGATTCCAGCAATTCTAGTCAGCCACTCATCTCTTCATTGCAGAATTCAAATTTAAAAGAGATGATTGCTCAGATGATTGGTCAGAAACTAGGGTGTGAACTTCCTCTGGGTAAGGAGGAAAAATCAGGAAGCAGTTCTGCAGAAAAAAATCAGCCACTGTCTTTGCCTTTCTCAGTCCCAAGAGAATCGCAAACAAAATTCTGTAGTGAAAAGAGAGAACAAGTGCAAAGTAGTAAGAAAAATTCTGCCCCATCTCCAACATCAGCAGGTGGAAAAGGATCGAGGCCAAAAAGAGGTAAATATCGAAATTATGACCGTGACAATCTTCTGAAAGCAGTTCAGGCTGTGCAGAGTGGAGAAATGAGCGTTCACCGAGCAGGAAGTTTTTATGGAGTACCACATTCTACTCTTGAATATAAGGTAAAAGAGAGACATCTCACCCGAGGAAAAAACAGAAAGGAACATGGCTCTTCCAGTTGTTCTCCTGCAGCTAAAATCAAGAAAGAAATTATTCGCAAATCGGCCGACACCACCACATCTCCGATAGACTTGACTGGAGATGATCCTCCCAAGAGTGACGATAATGGTGATGCCAGTCCAATCATCAAGAGGGCAAGAGTAGACTCAGGAGCAGGGTCACCGTATCCCAGTTATCCTTCCCTCTCTACCACACCACTATCCTCGTCATCATCACTCACCCAGACTCCAGTAACTTCTGCTCCTATTATACCAAGTCCATTTTCATTGTGGAATGGAGCTCCCATGGTGCCATCCTTTCTCACACGCTACCAACAAGATCCATTTTACGCGTCCCAGATGATCAGAAGGTTCCAGGAAGCAGCTGCTGCCAAAAGTCAGAGTGATTCCGGTACGCTGACCCCTCCAGTCAGTGAACAGTCCGCTTCTCCATCCTCAGGGCATCCAGCCCAAGAGCCTTCGCCCTCTCCTCCTTATCAAGGAAGTGTGTTGGATGCCTTGCTGCGAGGGAAAGCATCATCTATTAACAGTAAACTTGCGTCTAGTTGCACTAGTAACAGCAACAGTGCCCTACCAAATAGTGACACATGGCAAGTCTCGTCTAGCCTATTAAGCCTCAGTAAGGGTGTCATGACTGAACACCAAAAACAGCAGTTAGGCAAAGAGGAGAACAGTTCCACGCCTCCCTTAATCCCGCCACCGGGTATAGTGCCCTTCAATACCCTCTATTCCCTTCCTATCTTTGCTGCACGTAACAGTTTAGCAGCAGCCCTTCAACAACGTCCCTCACCCAGAGACTCATCCAGCCCAGAAGTTGATATTC